TAGGCATGACGTAGTTCCAATGGGCTATTTAGTCTGTGGTCCTGTGGGTACAGGTAAAACCTTTTTAGTGTCTTGTTTTGCTAATGACATAGGCGTACCTATGGTTATGCTCAAAAACTTTCGTAGCCAATGGCAAGGGGTAACAGAAGGAAATTTGGAAAAAGTACTTAAAATTCTTAAAGCAATGACTCCTGTTGCCGTAATGATTGACGAAGCAGATGCCTATTTAGGTGATAGAAATAACGAAGGAGATAGCGGAGTAAGTAATCGTGTTTTTTCTATGATAGCCAGCTTTATGAGCAATACGGAACATAGAGGTAAAATTATATGGTTTCTGATGACGGCTCGCCCAGATTTAATGCCCGTTGACTTTAAACGACAAGGTAGAGCAGAAGAGCATATTGCTTTGTTTTATCCCCAGACTGTGGAAGAAAAAAAAGAACTTTTTGCAGTAATGCTTAAAAAAACAGGTATCAAAAACTTAACCGTTGACCAGATTCCTGAAAGTGTACTTACAGACAACAAAGTTTTTTCTGGAGCAGATATTGAAGCTGCTTTAACACGCGCAAAATTTAGAGCAGTTTCCGAAGGTACAGGAGAAGTAACACCCGAAATTATTCAGAAAACTTTTGATGATTTTTTACCTCCTACCTACCCCGAAGAAGTTGAGCTAATGAACTACGTAGCTGTATTAGAATGTACAAGTAAAGACCTATTACCTGAAAAATACAGAAACCTTACCCGTGCAGAAGTTATCAGTAAAATAAAAGAACTTAAAATGTACATAGAATAAAAGTGCTTGAATAAAACACTTATTACAAAACTCATTGGTATTCAACATCTAAGCTCATAGTAAGGAAAATTTAATTTTGATTTTTTTCCAAAAATTACTATCTTTGTGGCTATAAAACATACGATGTATAAAGTATGCGAAACGTGTATTTTTTTCAAATAGTCTTGTGGTTAATTTTAGCAAGCAAAGCTTTTGGACAACAAGCATACCCCGAAGGGCTGCAACGTGGTGAAAAAGCTCCTGAATTCACAGAAACTGATATTGAGGGTAGAACGGTTTCCCTCAAAGAACTCCTAAAAAAGGGACCTGTCATCTTAATATTCTACCGAGATGCTGTATGCCCCTATGGCAAAAAAGAAATATTCGACCTACAAGATAAAATGCTGCAAATGGCAAAAGCAGGTAGAACAGTAGTTGCTATCGGTCCAGATATAGAAATAGCTAAACAGTCTTTTGCTCGCGCAGGAATAACTAATGAAGTTCCTTTTATAGAAGACAAAAACTACAACATTCACACTAAATACAAGGTTACTTATCGCTTAGATGAACTAACTAAAAGTATGTATGAAAGAAAAGGATATAAACTCAACAAAACTGATGCAGATGGAAATTACTCCCTTTCTATGCCGAGCATATTTATTGTAGGTACTGATGGAAGAATAAAATACGCTAATTGTAATACCGATAGCAACCCTGACCAAATGTTTAGCTTTATTGAAAAAATACTTAACGAAATATAAGTTCTCAATGAGAGAGTAAAAAGCTAACTCAAAAACTACCTCCACTATCTTTGTTTTGTGGTGTGCTTTTATCCTTACAAGCACGAGGATGAAAGTTATGGAATGCCTTTTTCAGCTGATCAATAGAATTGTGTGTATAGATTTGAGTCGCATTCAGTGAACTGTGTCCTAAAAGTGTTTTGATGGTATAAATATCCGCACCTTGGTTAAGCAAATGTGTAGCAAATGTATGCCGCAAAACATGAGGATTAGTTTTCGTAAAGTTGCCTAAATGAGTGAGATAGTGTTTAACTGCTCTGTAAATTAACTTAGTGTAAGCAGGTAATCCATTTTTGCGTATGAATAAGTAGTTCGTATGAACGCCGTGCGTAGATAATATTTCTGCTCTACGCAACAAGTATTTTTGTAAAGATAAAGCTACCATTTCATTAAACGGAATAATTCTTTCTTTTTTTCCTTTTCCCAGTACTTTTAGCTCTCTTTTTTCAAGGTAGATATGGCTAACTAGCAAATTTGTACATTCACTTATTCTTAAACCGCAGCCATAAAGCAGCTCTAAGATAACTCTATCCCGCAGTCCTTCAAAGTCATCGCCAAATTCTACCTCA
This portion of the Bacteroidia bacterium genome encodes:
- a CDS encoding redoxin domain-containing protein, with the translated sequence MRNVYFFQIVLWLILASKAFGQQAYPEGLQRGEKAPEFTETDIEGRTVSLKELLKKGPVILIFYRDAVCPYGKKEIFDLQDKMLQMAKAGRTVVAIGPDIEIAKQSFARAGITNEVPFIEDKNYNIHTKYKVTYRLDELTKSMYERKGYKLNKTDADGNYSLSMPSIFIVGTDGRIKYANCNTDSNPDQMFSFIEKILNEI
- a CDS encoding tyrosine-type recombinase/integrase, with translation MIDYSSFKNYLKYEKKYSENTLIAYTKDIDQFLEFVLQNYTEVPKYLDSQHVIFHITHREVRSWMADLMQKKLSRRSINRKLSSVSAFYRFYKRMGIAQYNPVEKITFPAIEKKIPVFIPESDIKFLLDEVEFGDDFEGLRDRVILELLYGCGLRISECTNLLVSHIYLEKRELKVLGKGKKERIIPFNEMVALSLQKYLLRRAEILSTHGVHTNYLFIRKNGLPAYTKLIYRAVKHYLTHLGNFTKTNPHVLRHTFATHLLNQGADIYTIKTLLGHSSLNATQIYTHNSIDQLKKAFHNFHPRACKDKSTPQNKDSGGSF